One window of the Pseudomonas lurida genome contains the following:
- the waaF gene encoding lipopolysaccharide heptosyltransferase II, with the protein MNILIVGPSWVGDMVMAQTLFQCLKQRHPDCQIDVLAPEWSRPILERMPEVRKALSFPLGHGALELATRRRIGKSLAGAYDQAILLPNSLKSALVPYFAGIPKRTGWRGEFRYVLLNDVRTLDKARYPLMIERFMALAYAPGAELPKPYPRPSLQIDPLSRDAALAKFGLTLDRPVLALCPGAEFGESKRWPSEHYAKVAETKIREGWQVWLFGSKKDHPVGEDIRQRLIPGLREEAVNLSGDTSLAEAIDLLSCADSVVSNDSGLMHVAAALNRPLVAVYGSTSPGFTPPLADQVEVVRLGLDCSPCFDRTCRFGHYNCMRQLLPQPVNEALQRLQGSVVEVR; encoded by the coding sequence ATGAATATTCTGATCGTTGGGCCCAGTTGGGTCGGTGACATGGTGATGGCGCAGACACTGTTCCAGTGCCTGAAGCAACGTCATCCCGACTGCCAAATCGACGTGCTCGCCCCTGAGTGGAGCCGGCCGATCCTTGAGCGCATGCCCGAGGTGCGCAAGGCCTTGAGCTTCCCGCTCGGCCACGGTGCCCTGGAACTGGCGACCCGCCGTCGCATCGGTAAATCCCTGGCGGGTGCTTACGACCAGGCGATCCTGCTGCCCAACTCGCTCAAATCCGCACTGGTGCCGTACTTCGCCGGCATCCCCAAGCGCACCGGCTGGCGTGGCGAGTTTCGCTACGTGCTGCTCAATGACGTGCGCACGCTGGACAAGGCCCGCTACCCACTGATGATCGAACGCTTCATGGCCCTGGCCTACGCGCCAGGCGCCGAGTTGCCCAAGCCGTACCCGCGCCCGAGCCTGCAGATCGACCCGCTGAGCCGCGACGCCGCCCTGGCCAAGTTCGGCCTGACCCTGGATCGCCCGGTATTGGCCTTGTGCCCCGGCGCCGAGTTTGGCGAGTCCAAGCGCTGGCCGTCAGAGCACTACGCCAAGGTCGCCGAGACCAAGATCCGCGAAGGCTGGCAGGTGTGGCTGTTTGGTTCGAAGAAGGACCACCCCGTGGGTGAGGACATTCGCCAGCGCCTGATCCCTGGCCTGCGCGAAGAAGCCGTGAACCTCAGTGGCGACACATCCCTGGCCGAGGCCATCGACCTGCTGTCCTGCGCCGATTCGGTGGTGTCCAACGACTCCGGCCTGATGCACGTGGCCGCAGCGCTGAACCGTCCCTTGGTGGCGGTGTACGGTTCCACCTCGCCGGGCTTCACCCCGCCGCTGGCCGACCAGGTCGAAGTGGTGCGCCTGGGCCTGGATTGCAGCCCGTGCTTTGATCGCACCTGCCGTTTCGGTCACTACAACTGCATGCGCCAATTGCTGCCGCAGCCGGTGAACGAAGCCTTGCAGCGGTTGCAAGGCTCTGTGGTCGAGGTCCGATAG
- the waaC gene encoding lipopolysaccharide heptosyltransferase I yields MRVLVIKTSSLGDVIHALPALTDAARAIPGIQFDWVVEEGFAEIPTWHPAVDKVIPVAIRRWRKNLWQTLKSGEWRRFKQRIQSTKYDLVIDAQGLLKSAWLTRYVRAPVAGFDKNSAREPFAARFYSRRLAVARGQHAVERLRQLFAVALGYDLPKGLGDYGLSVDKLLGLPPKKPFVLLLHGTTWDTKHWPEAYWRELAERMGRLGVDVKLPWGNADEKARAERLAHGLQNAEVLPKLNLAGVARVLAGARACVAVDTGLGHLAAALDVPTISLFGPTNPGLTGAYGKGQIHLASDFPCAPCLQKHCTYQPTADDLRRFDIKRESPLCFTRLNPERVASRLSTLLLAEELH; encoded by the coding sequence TTGCGCGTACTGGTAATCAAGACCTCATCCCTGGGCGACGTGATCCATGCCTTGCCGGCGTTGACCGATGCCGCGCGGGCGATCCCCGGCATTCAATTTGACTGGGTGGTGGAAGAAGGCTTCGCCGAGATTCCCACCTGGCATCCGGCGGTGGACAAGGTGATTCCGGTGGCGATCCGCCGCTGGCGCAAGAACCTCTGGCAGACCCTCAAGAGTGGCGAGTGGCGACGTTTCAAGCAGCGCATCCAGTCGACCAAATACGACTTGGTGATCGACGCCCAGGGCCTGCTCAAAAGCGCCTGGTTGACCCGCTATGTAAGGGCTCCCGTCGCTGGCTTCGACAAAAACTCTGCGCGTGAGCCGTTCGCGGCGCGCTTCTACTCCCGGCGCCTGGCCGTGGCCCGTGGGCAACACGCGGTGGAGCGTCTGCGCCAGTTGTTCGCCGTTGCGCTCGGCTATGACTTGCCCAAGGGCTTGGGCGACTACGGTTTGAGCGTCGACAAGCTGCTCGGCCTGCCGCCCAAGAAACCGTTCGTACTGCTGTTGCATGGCACCACCTGGGACACCAAGCACTGGCCTGAAGCCTACTGGCGTGAACTGGCCGAGCGCATGGGGCGCCTGGGCGTGGACGTGAAGTTGCCCTGGGGCAATGCCGATGAAAAAGCCCGCGCCGAACGCCTGGCCCATGGCCTGCAAAACGCCGAGGTGCTGCCCAAATTGAACCTGGCCGGTGTCGCCCGTGTACTGGCCGGTGCCCGCGCCTGTGTGGCGGTGGACACCGGCCTCGGCCACCTGGCCGCCGCGCTGGATGTGCCGACCATTTCCCTGTTCGGCCCAACCAACCCGGGCCTCACCGGTGCCTACGGCAAGGGCCAGATTCACTTGGCCAGCGACTTCCCCTGCGCGCCGTGCCTGCAAAAGCACTGTACCTATCAACCGACAGCCGACGACTTGCGTCGGTTCGACATCAAGCGCGAGTCGCCCCTATGCTTCACGCGCTTGAACCCTGAGCGTGTGGCCAGCCGACTGAGCACGTTGTTATTGGCTGAGGAGCTGCACTGA
- a CDS encoding glycosyltransferase family 4 protein gives MQLAFVLYKYFPFGGLQRDFMRIALECQQRGHQIRVYTLIWEGDIPPGFEVLVAPVKAFFNHRRNEKLSAWMAADLAKRPVDRLIGFNKMPGLDVYYAADGCFEDKAQNLRHSLYRYFGRYQHFAEYERAVFAKDAKTEVLMISEVQQPLFIKHYDTPLERFHLLPPGIAQDRRAPPNAAEIREGFRKEFNLGDDDLLLVQIGSGFKTKGVDRSLKAVAALPSELKKRTRLFVIGQDDPKVFQLQSATLGLGDNVQFLKGRSDIPRFLLGADLLIHPAYNENTGTVLLEALVAGLPVLVSAVCGYAHYIAEADSGLVLDEPFEQHQLNQYLTHMLTDTAQRAAWSRNGLAYAETADLYSMPQHAADVILAEPKR, from the coding sequence ATGCAACTGGCTTTTGTTCTATACAAATATTTCCCCTTCGGTGGCCTGCAGCGCGATTTCATGCGCATCGCCCTGGAGTGCCAGCAGCGCGGCCACCAGATTCGTGTCTACACGCTGATCTGGGAAGGTGATATCCCGCCCGGCTTCGAAGTGCTGGTGGCACCGGTCAAGGCATTCTTCAACCACCGGCGCAACGAGAAGCTCAGCGCCTGGATGGCTGCCGACCTGGCCAAGCGCCCGGTGGACCGCCTGATCGGTTTCAACAAAATGCCCGGGCTGGACGTGTACTACGCCGCCGACGGCTGCTTTGAAGACAAGGCGCAAAACCTGCGCCACTCGCTGTACCGCTATTTCGGTCGCTACCAGCACTTTGCCGAGTACGAACGTGCGGTGTTTGCCAAGGATGCCAAGACCGAAGTCCTGATGATTTCCGAAGTGCAGCAGCCGCTGTTCATCAAGCATTACGACACGCCGCTGGAACGCTTCCACCTGCTGCCGCCGGGCATTGCCCAGGACCGCCGCGCACCGCCGAATGCCGCCGAGATTCGCGAGGGTTTCCGCAAGGAATTCAACCTGGGCGACGACGACCTGCTGCTGGTACAAATCGGTTCGGGCTTCAAGACCAAGGGCGTCGATCGCAGCCTCAAGGCCGTGGCCGCGTTGCCGTCCGAGCTGAAAAAACGCACGCGACTGTTTGTAATCGGCCAGGACGACCCCAAAGTATTCCAGCTGCAAAGCGCGACGCTGGGGCTGGGGGACAACGTGCAGTTCCTCAAGGGCCGCAGCGATATCCCGCGTTTCCTGCTGGGCGCCGACCTGTTGATCCACCCGGCGTACAACGAGAACACGGGCACTGTGTTGCTCGAAGCCCTGGTGGCCGGGTTGCCGGTGCTGGTCTCGGCCGTGTGTGGGTATGCCCACTACATCGCTGAAGCCGACAGTGGCCTGGTGCTGGATGAGCCGTTCGAACAGCACCAGCTTAACCAGTACCTGACGCACATGCTCACCGACACTGCACAGCGCGCGGCCTGGAGCCGCAATGGGTTGGCCTACGCCGAGACGGCCGACCTCTACAGCATGCCGCAGCACGCTGCGGATGTGATTCTGGCGGAGCCAAAACGATGA
- the rfaP gene encoding lipopolysaccharide core heptose(I) kinase RfaP has translation MKLILAEPFKTLWAGLDAFAEVEKLQGEVFRELAARRTLRTEVDGRPYFVKIHRGIGWGEIFKNLITAKLPVLGAGLEWSAIHRLQALGVPTMTGVAFGEKGSNPADQHSFIITEELAPTLSLEDVTLNWVAEPPAPALRHALTAELARMVGDMHRGGVNHRDCYLCHFLLDTSKPIDANSIKLSVIDLHRAQLRAHLPLRWRDKDLSALYYSALDIGLTRRDKLRFLKGYFRQPLRQILAEQSASLSLMQRKADKLYARKQRYGDAI, from the coding sequence ATGAAGTTGATTCTTGCCGAACCGTTCAAGACTTTGTGGGCCGGGCTTGATGCCTTTGCCGAAGTCGAGAAACTGCAAGGTGAAGTATTCCGTGAACTGGCAGCACGTCGCACCCTGCGCACCGAGGTCGACGGCCGTCCGTATTTCGTGAAGATCCACCGTGGCATCGGCTGGGGCGAAATCTTCAAGAACCTGATCACCGCCAAGTTGCCGGTGCTGGGTGCCGGCCTTGAGTGGTCGGCGATCCATCGCTTGCAGGCGCTCGGCGTGCCGACCATGACCGGCGTGGCCTTCGGCGAAAAAGGCAGCAACCCGGCGGACCAGCACTCGTTCATCATCACCGAAGAGTTGGCGCCGACGCTCAGCCTCGAAGACGTCACCCTCAACTGGGTCGCCGAGCCGCCCGCGCCTGCGTTGCGTCACGCCCTCACGGCCGAGTTGGCGCGCATGGTCGGCGACATGCACCGGGGGGGCGTCAATCATCGCGATTGCTACCTGTGCCACTTCTTGCTGGACACCTCGAAACCCATCGACGCGAACAGCATCAAGCTGTCGGTGATCGACCTGCACCGCGCCCAACTGCGTGCCCACCTGCCGTTGCGCTGGCGCGACAAGGACCTGTCCGCGCTGTACTACTCGGCGCTGGACATTGGCCTGACCCGTCGCGACAAGCTGCGCTTCCTCAAGGGCTATTTCCGCCAGCCGTTGCGCCAGATCCTGGCCGAGCAATCGGCGTCGTTGAGCCTGATGCAGCGCAAGGCCGACAAGCTGTATGCGCGCAAGCAACGCTACGGGGATGCGATCTGA
- a CDS encoding lipopolysaccharide kinase InaA family protein, with translation MAGWNLEPAYANLAVDFGSLEAVFALQGERLTRDPLSEVIRVERGGVNYYVKRYTGAGKGLRRYLGKPRVKSEWQNLKRFAKWGIPTADVVAWGLERKGLAYERGAMITRELPKTEDLSVLAERNDARLRDPKWVDAVSRQLAEYTRTMHDHRFTHNDLKWRNLLIDDQSTLYLIDCPNGDFWRGFWLKYRITKDLACLDKVAKYHLSATQRLRFYMQYRQRRHLSASDKQRIRHVVKFFEGRE, from the coding sequence ATGGCGGGTTGGAACCTGGAACCTGCCTACGCCAACCTGGCGGTTGATTTTGGAAGCCTCGAAGCGGTATTCGCCCTGCAAGGCGAGCGACTGACCCGCGACCCGTTGTCGGAGGTGATCCGGGTAGAGCGGGGCGGGGTTAATTACTACGTCAAGCGCTACACCGGCGCCGGCAAGGGCCTGCGGCGTTACCTGGGCAAGCCGCGGGTCAAGTCCGAATGGCAGAACCTCAAGCGTTTCGCCAAGTGGGGCATCCCCACCGCTGACGTCGTGGCCTGGGGCCTGGAACGTAAAGGCCTGGCCTATGAGCGAGGGGCGATGATCACCCGCGAGTTGCCGAAAACCGAAGACCTTTCGGTGCTGGCCGAGCGTAATGATGCGCGCCTGCGCGATCCCAAGTGGGTTGACGCGGTGAGCCGCCAGCTCGCCGAATACACCCGCACCATGCACGATCACCGCTTTACCCATAACGACTTGAAGTGGCGCAACCTGCTGATCGATGACCAGTCCACGCTGTACCTGATCGATTGCCCCAACGGTGATTTCTGGCGCGGGTTCTGGCTCAAGTACCGTATCACCAAGGACCTGGCCTGCCTGGACAAGGTGGCCAAGTATCATCTGTCTGCCACCCAGCGCCTGCGCTTCTACATGCAATACCGTCAGCGCCGGCACCTGAGTGCATCGGACAAACAGCGTATTCGCCACGTGGTGAAGTTTTTCGAGGGACGCGAATGA
- a CDS encoding lipopolysaccharide kinase InaA family protein, producing MSDFLAAEDRALLERNGLATFDALWAKQLDAVDEPNTSRGGWSSVFRLELDGHGYYLKRQSNYLTRSLHRPFGEPSFSREFRNISRYRKLGIPALQAAFYGERKVGGEYRAMLLTRALDGWNDLDSLLEQWPQLSEAQHRAILLACGQLARRLHSVGQVHGCFYPKHIFLQATGDGYAAQLIDLEKTRPLLFGWRDRVKDLEPLLRRAPQWSDAQVRQLLAAYLDQPEDSALVASWLQRLTARRSHKEKR from the coding sequence ATGAGTGATTTCCTGGCGGCTGAAGACCGTGCGCTGCTGGAGCGCAACGGCCTGGCCACGTTCGATGCCCTGTGGGCCAAGCAGCTGGACGCGGTCGACGAGCCCAATACCAGCCGTGGTGGCTGGAGCAGTGTGTTTCGCCTTGAGCTCGACGGCCACGGCTACTACCTCAAGCGCCAGAGCAACTACCTGACGCGCAGCTTGCACCGTCCTTTTGGCGAGCCGAGCTTTTCCCGTGAATTTCGCAATATCAGCCGTTATCGCAAGCTTGGTATCCCCGCGTTGCAGGCAGCGTTCTACGGCGAGCGCAAAGTCGGCGGCGAGTACCGTGCGATGCTGCTTACCCGCGCGCTGGACGGCTGGAATGACCTGGACTCCTTGCTGGAGCAGTGGCCGCAACTGAGCGAGGCCCAGCACCGTGCGATCCTGCTGGCCTGCGGCCAACTGGCACGCCGACTGCACAGCGTCGGCCAGGTGCATGGCTGTTTTTATCCCAAGCATATTTTCCTGCAGGCGACCGGTGACGGTTATGCCGCACAGTTGATCGACCTGGAGAAAACCCGCCCGCTGTTGTTCGGCTGGCGTGATCGGGTCAAGGACCTCGAACCCCTGCTGCGCCGTGCCCCGCAGTGGTCGGACGCGCAGGTGCGTCAGCTGTTGGCCGCCTATCTTGATCAGCCTGAAGACAGCGCGCTGGTCGCGAGTTGGCTGCAGCGGTTGACGGCGCGGCGTAGCCACAAGGAGAAACGCTGA
- a CDS encoding lipopolysaccharide kinase InaA family protein produces the protein MRLSELKSAGRAPSLPLTLDLADAAGPGQLQLLSLLRVLPGERYVGAAVWRGRPVLAKLLVGSKAARHFQRELSGVRLLAEQGLTTPLLLADGLQAGEGGWLLFEFIEGAESLADAWQAVESLPPLADEQTAVLAEALGAIAQMHTKGLWQEDLHLDNLLRQDGKLYLIDGAGIRVEEAGKPLSRNRVLENLGVFFAQLPKNLEPFTEELLVYYLLSNSEHALPLEALEKQVRKVSAWRLKDFLSKVGRDCTLFSVVRGAFALRAIRREEEPAMLPVLEQADTLLGQGHLYKTGGAASVAKVEVAGRPLVIKRYNIKGFAHWLKRFWRPSRAWHSWREGNRLAFLGIATPKPLAVLETRFFWLRSRAYLITEYLPGPDIIERFAPYVENGAAPENELQALDRLFANLIRERISHGDFKGHNLFWDKDRWSLIDLDAMCQHTSAASFAPAYAKDRARFMRNWPEGSALYQLIDQRLPTL, from the coding sequence ATGCGCCTGTCCGAGCTAAAAAGCGCCGGCCGCGCTCCGAGCTTGCCCCTTACCCTTGACCTCGCGGATGCCGCAGGCCCCGGCCAACTGCAGCTGTTGAGTTTGCTGCGGGTGTTGCCGGGCGAGCGCTATGTCGGCGCAGCGGTGTGGCGCGGGCGTCCGGTATTGGCCAAATTGTTGGTGGGCAGCAAGGCGGCGCGGCATTTCCAGCGTGAGCTCAGTGGCGTGCGCCTGCTGGCCGAACAAGGCCTGACCACGCCGTTATTGCTGGCCGATGGCTTGCAGGCAGGCGAGGGCGGCTGGCTGCTGTTCGAATTTATCGAGGGGGCCGAAAGCCTGGCGGATGCCTGGCAGGCCGTCGAAAGCTTGCCGCCGTTGGCTGACGAACAAACCGCCGTGCTTGCCGAAGCGCTGGGCGCGATCGCACAGATGCACACCAAGGGGTTGTGGCAGGAAGACCTGCACCTGGACAACCTGCTGCGCCAGGACGGCAAGCTGTACCTGATCGATGGTGCCGGGATCCGCGTCGAAGAGGCGGGCAAGCCGTTGTCGCGCAACCGTGTGCTGGAGAACCTCGGGGTATTTTTCGCCCAGTTGCCAAAAAACCTCGAGCCGTTCACCGAAGAACTGCTGGTGTACTACCTGCTGAGCAACAGCGAGCATGCCCTGCCGCTGGAGGCCTTGGAGAAACAGGTGCGCAAGGTCAGCGCCTGGCGCCTCAAGGACTTCTTGAGCAAGGTCGGCCGCGACTGCACGCTGTTCAGCGTCGTGCGCGGCGCGTTTGCCTTGCGCGCGATCCGTCGCGAAGAAGAGCCGGCAATGCTGCCCGTGCTGGAGCAGGCCGATACGCTGCTGGGCCAGGGGCATCTGTACAAGACCGGTGGCGCCGCCAGCGTGGCCAAGGTCGAGGTGGCGGGGCGACCGCTGGTGATCAAACGCTACAACATCAAGGGCTTCGCCCATTGGCTCAAACGTTTCTGGCGCCCTAGCCGTGCCTGGCATTCCTGGCGCGAAGGCAACCGCCTGGCGTTCCTCGGTATCGCCACGCCCAAGCCGCTGGCCGTGCTGGAGACGCGCTTTTTCTGGCTGCGTAGCCGCGCCTACCTGATCACCGAATACCTGCCGGGCCCTGACATCATCGAACGCTTCGCGCCGTACGTTGAAAACGGTGCTGCACCAGAAAACGAACTGCAGGCGCTTGATCGCCTGTTCGCCAACCTGATCCGCGAGCGCATCAGCCATGGCGACTTCAAGGGGCATAACCTGTTCTGGGACAAAGACCGCTGGTCGCTGATCGACCTTGATGCGATGTGCCAACACACCTCTGCCGCCAGCTTCGCCCCGGCATACGCCAAGGACCGTGCGCGGTTCATGCGTAACTGGCCTGAAGGCAGCGCACTCTACCAACTGATCGATCAGCGGCTGCCAACACTGTAG
- a CDS encoding surface-adhesin E family protein: MKHIAVFVALGLLSGCGAQGMKNGGTADAPYKDMLKKPLLADSIMRDGDDLSYQVHVTLTNNVSVPDIAQLQASCATPSGSLLYMEAPGTPGPDGQPTRITVMRNLTPEVIGELQQNASFTEACARTPRPDWRLVSTTDTQRQLLIDHASLKKVGEKVELWGAYDEPLILTNKLKKMPYAQTRMHWEVSCSHQTYRTLATFSLTPKNTVTFGDVVAVPVDQPFSAAEADTQALLKAACSPTTAQLPVAVARTKLQQTLTPEPVPAAVTKAITALGMPAATKPLRHLMEKRDLGSSSLRTDVFIEPDAGNTPLKIRRATQFSSSNITTFRGLFSLTFQGDFDLRGMKVSAASNVEQLSFTGDWKQMPIGATLGFKLKELNRNTAEEDRVLSRDSTCVVTRELPASNINSTLSGNAKALNCTATGDNYQATSTVMYLQDYGYFFASEDVIQGKYKTRTTLINAQ, translated from the coding sequence ATGAAACATATCGCGGTTTTCGTCGCCCTGGGCCTGCTCAGTGGTTGCGGTGCGCAAGGCATGAAGAACGGCGGCACGGCCGATGCCCCGTATAAAGACATGCTCAAGAAGCCATTGCTGGCCGACTCGATCATGCGTGACGGCGACGACCTCAGTTACCAGGTTCACGTCACGCTGACCAACAACGTCTCCGTGCCGGATATCGCGCAGCTTCAGGCGTCCTGTGCCACCCCGAGCGGGAGCCTGTTGTATATGGAGGCTCCCGGGACCCCAGGCCCTGACGGCCAACCCACGCGCATTACCGTCATGCGCAACCTGACGCCGGAGGTGATTGGCGAACTGCAACAGAACGCCAGCTTCACCGAGGCTTGCGCCCGCACGCCGCGCCCGGATTGGCGCCTCGTCAGCACGACAGACACCCAACGCCAGTTGCTGATCGACCATGCCAGCCTCAAGAAAGTAGGCGAGAAAGTGGAGCTCTGGGGCGCCTACGATGAGCCGCTCATCCTGACCAACAAACTCAAGAAGATGCCCTACGCCCAGACGCGCATGCACTGGGAAGTCAGTTGCAGCCACCAGACCTATCGCACGCTGGCTACGTTCAGCCTCACGCCGAAAAATACGGTGACCTTCGGCGATGTGGTCGCCGTCCCCGTAGACCAGCCCTTCAGCGCCGCCGAGGCAGACACCCAGGCCCTGCTCAAGGCCGCGTGCTCGCCGACGACTGCGCAGTTGCCGGTAGCCGTTGCGCGTACCAAGCTCCAGCAAACCCTGACACCCGAACCGGTCCCGGCAGCAGTGACGAAGGCCATCACCGCACTGGGAATGCCTGCTGCAACCAAGCCCCTGCGCCATCTTATGGAGAAACGCGACCTGGGTTCATCCAGTTTGCGCACTGACGTGTTCATCGAGCCCGACGCTGGAAACACCCCGCTTAAAATCCGCCGGGCGACGCAATTCTCAAGCAGCAACATCACGACATTCCGAGGCTTGTTCAGCCTGACCTTCCAAGGCGATTTCGACTTACGCGGAATGAAGGTGTCGGCGGCAAGTAACGTCGAGCAACTCAGTTTCACCGGCGACTGGAAGCAGATGCCGATCGGCGCCACGCTGGGGTTCAAGCTCAAGGAGCTCAATCGAAACACCGCTGAAGAGGATCGCGTGCTGTCTCGCGATTCGACCTGTGTCGTAACCCGGGAACTGCCGGCCAGCAACATCAACTCGACGCTGAGTGGCAATGCGAAGGCGCTCAATTGCACGGCCACGGGGGATAACTACCAGGCGACCAGCACCGTCATGTACCTGCAGGACTACGGGTATTTCTTCGCCAGCGAGGACGTCATCCAGGGCAAATACAAAACCCGTACGACGCTGATCAACGCGCAATAA
- a CDS encoding TonB-dependent receptor family protein, with translation MKAVAPTRFMLLLPGILGLYNGAHADEAPLVLDPSVVTGSRSASPAFDLPYSVDGISREQISDGQLGINASEALSRVPGLVVQNRQNYAQDLQISSRGFGARSAFGVRGIKLIADGIPASTPDGQGQAATFNLDTAERIEVLRGPAATLYGSNAGGVIQMFSRDGEGPPRIGAETLVGSDGLNKNHLTAEGAANGAGFVLDTSRMDTNGYRDHSSARRDQTFAKLNFQPDDDSKLALIYSSLEQNGTQDPLGQTWAAYKADPRSVSANALTYNTRKSIDHQQLGMNYERYIGDATLQVNAYTGRRSVIQYLSIPRGTPANERGGGVVQFDRKFYGGSVRWMQPIESAPGDLMIITGLDFDQSEDSRHGYQNYSGSTLGVKGELRRDEIDTARSLDPYIQANWALDRWTLQAGVRHSTMELDVDDQFLSNGDSSGNKTYQKNTPSMSVMYAFTPQLHGYISAGKGFETPTQAELAYAPGSVEGFNFGLKPSQSTQYEVGLKAQLNNTRINAAVFQITTEDELVVYQSLGGRTSYQNAGRTLRRGFELGIESQLSEQWSTHLAYTRLQATYDSDFISGGSTAVDKGNYLPGVPQTTLFAELNWKPRDWVSTAIEGLYRSKVYVEDTNSQHAAPGYSVFNWRARFEQKVEHWTFHQTLRLDNLLDRQYVGSVIVGDGNNRYYEAAPGRSWYAGAGAEYQF, from the coding sequence ATGAAAGCTGTTGCCCCTACTCGTTTCATGTTGTTGCTCCCCGGTATTTTGGGGCTGTACAACGGCGCCCACGCCGACGAGGCACCGCTGGTGCTCGACCCCAGCGTGGTCACCGGTTCGCGCAGCGCCAGCCCGGCGTTCGACCTGCCGTACTCGGTGGATGGCATCAGCCGCGAGCAGATCAGCGATGGCCAACTGGGCATCAATGCTTCCGAAGCCTTGTCTCGCGTGCCCGGCCTGGTGGTGCAGAACCGTCAGAACTATGCCCAGGACCTGCAGATTTCTTCCCGAGGTTTCGGCGCCCGCTCGGCCTTTGGCGTGCGCGGCATCAAGCTGATCGCCGATGGCATTCCCGCCAGCACGCCGGACGGCCAGGGCCAGGCGGCCACGTTCAACCTCGATACTGCCGAGCGCATCGAGGTGCTGCGCGGCCCTGCCGCTACCTTGTATGGCAGTAATGCCGGCGGCGTGATCCAGATGTTCTCCCGCGACGGCGAAGGCCCACCGCGCATCGGCGCCGAGACCCTGGTAGGCAGCGACGGCCTGAACAAGAACCACCTGACCGCCGAGGGCGCCGCCAATGGTGCAGGCTTCGTACTCGATACCTCGCGCATGGACACCAACGGCTATCGCGACCACAGCAGCGCCCGTCGCGACCAGACCTTTGCCAAGCTCAATTTCCAGCCGGATGACGACAGCAAGCTGGCGCTGATCTACAGCAGCCTGGAGCAGAACGGCACGCAGGACCCACTGGGGCAGACGTGGGCGGCGTACAAGGCCGATCCGCGCTCGGTGAGCGCCAATGCACTGACCTACAACACGCGAAAAAGCATCGACCATCAGCAGTTGGGGATGAATTACGAGCGCTATATCGGCGATGCGACACTGCAGGTGAATGCGTATACGGGGCGGCGGAGTGTGATTCAGTACTTGTCGATACCCAGGGGCACTCCCGCTAACGAACGTGGCGGTGGCGTGGTGCAATTTGACCGCAAGTTCTACGGCGGCAGCGTGCGCTGGATGCAACCCATCGAGAGCGCCCCGGGTGATTTGATGATCATCACCGGCCTGGACTTCGACCAGAGCGAAGACAGTCGCCACGGTTATCAGAACTACAGTGGCAGCACCCTGGGGGTAAAGGGTGAGCTGCGCCGCGATGAAATCGACACCGCCCGCAGCCTGGACCCGTACATTCAGGCTAACTGGGCCCTCGACCGCTGGACCCTGCAAGCCGGTGTCCGGCACAGCACCATGGAGCTGGACGTCGACGACCAATTCCTCAGCAACGGCGATTCCAGCGGCAACAAAACCTATCAAAAGAACACGCCGTCGATGAGCGTGATGTACGCCTTCACCCCGCAGTTGCACGGTTATATCAGCGCCGGCAAAGGTTTCGAAACACCGACCCAGGCCGAATTGGCCTACGCGCCGGGCAGCGTCGAAGGGTTCAACTTCGGCCTGAAGCCGTCGCAGAGCACCCAATACGAGGTGGGATTGAAAGCCCAGCTCAACAACACGCGGATCAACGCTGCCGTCTTCCAGATCACCACCGAGGATGAATTGGTGGTTTATCAATCCCTGGGTGGCCGCACCAGTTACCAAAATGCCGGCCGGACCCTGCGCCGAGGCTTCGAACTGGGCATCGAGAGCCAACTCAGCGAACAGTGGAGCACCCATCTCGCCTACACCCGCTTGCAAGCCACCTACGACAGCGACTTCATCAGCGGCGGCAGCACCGCCGTCGACAAGGGCAACTACCTGCCCGGCGTGCCGCAGACCACGCTGTTCGCCGAGCTGAACTGGAAACCCCGCGACTGGGTCAGTACCGCAATCGAAGGCCTGTACCGCAGCAAGGTCTACGTCGAGGACACCAACAGCCAACATGCCGCGCCGGGCTACAGCGTGTTCAACTGGCGCGCCCGCTTCGAGCAGAAAGTCGAGCACTGGACCTTCCACCAGACACTGCGCCTGGATAACCTGCTCGACCGTCAGTACGTCGGCTCGGTGATCGTCGGCGACGGCAACAACCGCTACTACGAAGCAGCACCCGGGCGCTCATGGTATGCAGGGGCAGGCGCGGAGTACCAATTCTGA